One Papaver somniferum cultivar HN1 chromosome 10, ASM357369v1, whole genome shotgun sequence genomic window carries:
- the LOC113318412 gene encoding ribosome biogenesis protein BMS1 homolog isoform X2 codes for MGKTNNKRKKLVDDDENHKKILNGSADKKEPSSVEEAPYVIVVHGPPKVGKSLLIKSLIKHYTDQNLDKIQGPITVLTGNRRRIQFVECPNNMNGMIDAAKYADAVILLIDANYGFEMETFEFLNLLQVHGMPEVMGVLTYLDELEDAETRKDRIMEDFRANIHEGANIFCLSFLQGMYQKDEIYELANFLSVMEFHTSSRRAAHPYFLVDHFEDVTSPANVDMDIKCKRDIILYGYLRGCDIKKGTKVHIAGVGDYPLADVALSSDPFRLPPVDGNDKQMQINIEEPHLEIECFRRGTYLRFGVLGVPFEMVTNHNPCQPILVGGISRAEDNVGHMQVRLIQHSWHMNMLNTKDPIIVSVGWRRYQTTPIYYQVSYRQHKMLAFTPVGEPCLATFWGPLAPPSARVVAVRSLADNKAPFRILATADVLKFNRTAKIVERIKRIGTPCLILNETALIKDMFTSDDEVHRFKDVKIKTAMEFGGRLTSKIRAPY; via the exons atgGGGAAGACCAATAATAAGAGAAAGAAGCTAGTTGATGACGACGAAAACCACAAAAAAATCCTAAAC GGATCTGCTGATAAGAAAGAGCCAAGCTCGGTGGAGGAAGCTCCATATGTAATTGTAGTCCATGGACCTCCAAAG GTTGGGAAATCTTTGTTGATTAAGTCTCTAATAAAGCATTATACAGATCAAAATCTTGACAAGATACAAGGCCCCATTACGGTACTAACAG GTAACCGGAGACGGATACAGTTTGTGGAGTGTCCTAATAATATGAATGGCATGATAGATGCTGCAAAGTATGCAGATGCTGTGATATTGCTCATTGATGCAAATTATGGGTTTGAAATG gaaacATTCGAGTTCCTTAACCTCTTACAAGTTCATGGCATGCCAGAGGTTATGGGGGTGCTTACATATCTTGATGAGCTAGAAGATGCAGAAACACGTAAAGATCGGATCATGGAGGATTTCAGGGCTAATATACATGAAGGAGCAAATATATTCTGCTTGTCTTTCCTTCAAGGGAT GTATCAGAAGGATGAAATTTACGAACTGGCAAACTTCCTATCGGTTATGGAATTTCATACTTCGTCACGGCGAGCTGCGCACCCTTATTTCCTGGTAGATCATTTTGAGGATGTCACTTCTCCAGCAAACGTGGATATGGATATAAAATGCAAGAGAGACATAATTTTGTATGGTTATCTTCGAGGTTGTGATATCAAGAAAGGAACTAAG GTACATATTGCTGGTGTTGGTGATTACCCTTTAGCTGATGTTGCACTCTCATCTGACCCTTTCCGTTTACCGCCTGTTGACGGCAATGATAAGCAG ATGCAGATTAATATAGAAGAACCACACTTGGAGATTGAATGTTTCAGAAGAGGGACTTACCTAAGGTTTGGGGTTCTTGGCGTTCCTTTTGAGATGGTTACCAATCACAATCCCTGTCAGCCTATTCTCGTTGGAGGTATCAGTCGTGCAGAAGATAATGTGGGACATATGCAG GTGAGACTTATTCAGCACAGTTGGCATATGAATATGTTGAATACAAAAGATCCTATCATTGTTTCAGTTGGTTGGAGAAGGTACCAGACAACACCTATCTATTACCAAGTCTCCTATAGACAGCACAAAATGCTCGCATTTACCCCTGTGGGTGAACCCTGCCTTGCAACCTTTTGGGGCCCTCTCGCGCCTCCCAGTGCTAGAGTTGTTGCTGTACGGAGTTTGGCTGACAACAAG GCACCATTTCGGATTCTAGCAACAGCTGATGTACTCAAATTTAACCGCACTGCGAAGATAGTTGAGAGAATCAAGCGGATTGGAACTCCATGCTTGATTTTGAACGAGACTGCTCTTATCAAGGACATGTTTACATCAGATGATGAAGTCCATCGGTTTAAAGATGTCAAAATTAAAACTGCGATGGAATTCGGGGGAAGGTTAACGAG CAAAATCAGAGCTCCCTATTAG
- the LOC113318412 gene encoding ribosome biogenesis protein BMS1 homolog isoform X1, giving the protein MGKTNNKRKKLVDDDENHKKILNGSADKKEPSSVEEAPYVIVVHGPPKVGKSLLIKSLIKHYTDQNLDKIQGPITVLTGNRRRIQFVECPNNMNGMIDAAKYADAVILLIDANYGFEMETFEFLNLLQVHGMPEVMGVLTYLDELEDAETRKDRIMEDFRANIHEGANIFCLSFLQGMYQKDEIYELANFLSVMEFHTSSRRAAHPYFLVDHFEDVTSPANVDMDIKCKRDIILYGYLRGCDIKKGTKVHIAGVGDYPLADVALSSDPFRLPPVDGNDKQMQINIEEPHLEIECFRRGTYLRFGVLGVPFEMVTNHNPCQPILVGGISRAEDNVGHMQVRLIQHSWHMNMLNTKDPIIVSVGWRRYQTTPIYYQVSYRQHKMLAFTPVGEPCLATFWGPLAPPSARVVAVRSLADNKAPFRILATADVLKFNRTAKIVERIKRIGTPCLILNETALIKDMFTSDDEVHRFKDVKIKTAMEFGGRLTRLQQNQSSLLESDGMMVNLEKGLQSAHLIAEFV; this is encoded by the exons atgGGGAAGACCAATAATAAGAGAAAGAAGCTAGTTGATGACGACGAAAACCACAAAAAAATCCTAAAC GGATCTGCTGATAAGAAAGAGCCAAGCTCGGTGGAGGAAGCTCCATATGTAATTGTAGTCCATGGACCTCCAAAG GTTGGGAAATCTTTGTTGATTAAGTCTCTAATAAAGCATTATACAGATCAAAATCTTGACAAGATACAAGGCCCCATTACGGTACTAACAG GTAACCGGAGACGGATACAGTTTGTGGAGTGTCCTAATAATATGAATGGCATGATAGATGCTGCAAAGTATGCAGATGCTGTGATATTGCTCATTGATGCAAATTATGGGTTTGAAATG gaaacATTCGAGTTCCTTAACCTCTTACAAGTTCATGGCATGCCAGAGGTTATGGGGGTGCTTACATATCTTGATGAGCTAGAAGATGCAGAAACACGTAAAGATCGGATCATGGAGGATTTCAGGGCTAATATACATGAAGGAGCAAATATATTCTGCTTGTCTTTCCTTCAAGGGAT GTATCAGAAGGATGAAATTTACGAACTGGCAAACTTCCTATCGGTTATGGAATTTCATACTTCGTCACGGCGAGCTGCGCACCCTTATTTCCTGGTAGATCATTTTGAGGATGTCACTTCTCCAGCAAACGTGGATATGGATATAAAATGCAAGAGAGACATAATTTTGTATGGTTATCTTCGAGGTTGTGATATCAAGAAAGGAACTAAG GTACATATTGCTGGTGTTGGTGATTACCCTTTAGCTGATGTTGCACTCTCATCTGACCCTTTCCGTTTACCGCCTGTTGACGGCAATGATAAGCAG ATGCAGATTAATATAGAAGAACCACACTTGGAGATTGAATGTTTCAGAAGAGGGACTTACCTAAGGTTTGGGGTTCTTGGCGTTCCTTTTGAGATGGTTACCAATCACAATCCCTGTCAGCCTATTCTCGTTGGAGGTATCAGTCGTGCAGAAGATAATGTGGGACATATGCAG GTGAGACTTATTCAGCACAGTTGGCATATGAATATGTTGAATACAAAAGATCCTATCATTGTTTCAGTTGGTTGGAGAAGGTACCAGACAACACCTATCTATTACCAAGTCTCCTATAGACAGCACAAAATGCTCGCATTTACCCCTGTGGGTGAACCCTGCCTTGCAACCTTTTGGGGCCCTCTCGCGCCTCCCAGTGCTAGAGTTGTTGCTGTACGGAGTTTGGCTGACAACAAG GCACCATTTCGGATTCTAGCAACAGCTGATGTACTCAAATTTAACCGCACTGCGAAGATAGTTGAGAGAATCAAGCGGATTGGAACTCCATGCTTGATTTTGAACGAGACTGCTCTTATCAAGGACATGTTTACATCAGATGATGAAGTCCATCGGTTTAAAGATGTCAAAATTAAAACTGCGATGGAATTCGGGGGAAGGTTAACGAGG CTGCAGCAAAATCAGAGCTCCCTATTAGAGAGCGATGGAATGATGGTCAACCTAGAGAAGGGATTGCAAAGTGCACATTTGATTGCAGAATTTGTATGA
- the LOC113316575 gene encoding uncharacterized protein LOC113316575, producing MEFIDQKIPKIKMEVNVENLKIPEIQQKEIRDKAASDSDKYFGFSSTGSTCMPSSILKGSKNSIWSDRHGSLSAVKVGEILKNTYEGREFFDHGGLVETQGMKAKDVTCTPIKKRKGRSELSEEQISKWQSSAAYTGTTFIVANNSSGLYFLVDGLPFLLADSDTDEKMARLAKEKAYRRNCEKLFQLGEGMLAVVHGTNLWSEYILDDVLKAKVIKKKVAFCSFIVKLEIILKKSINHFNVQVQNENWTTKQCAVEAQHIMKTHIFSPEHLVEKKLPKDFDSRNAGCGIVFGSYIENDEKVKVGSMFYVDKDNMKEIIDVNNYPGTIQDLYNDKTKPVGYLCLGIGGEHANSELMFHHSFHQMGNMLDKNCLAVENGNLTECEHAYVFLNAMREAVANSLTGGEIIGKYITPSGIKNLVHPYATVNEKLLTRLFVIWSRK from the exons ATGGAATTTATtgatcagaaaataccaaagat AAAGATGGAAGTGAATGTTGAAAATCTTAAAATTCCCGAAATTCAACAGAAA GAAATTAGAGATAAAGCTGCTTCGGACAGTGATAA gtattttggattTTCGTCAACTGGAAGTACATGTATGCCTAGTTCAATCTTAAAGGGCAGCAAGAACTCCATCTGGAGTGATCGTCACGGAAGTTTAAGTGCTGTAAAAGTTGGGGAAATCTTAAAGAATACTTATGAAGGCAGAGAGTTCTTTGACCATGGTGGCTTGGTAGAAACCCAAGGGATGAAAGCTAAGGACGTCACTTGCACTCCTA TAAAGAAGAGGAAAGGAAGGTCTGAACTTAGTGAAGAACAAATATCCAAGTGGCAG TCATCTGCTGCATACACCGGAACAACATTTATCGTTGCTAATAATTCAAGCGGGTTGTATTTCCTTGTGGATGGTCTACCTTTTCTGTTGGCGGATTCTGATACAGATGAAAAAATGGCAAGACTGGCAAAAGAAAAAGCTTATCGTAGAAATTGTGAAAAACTGTTCCAGCTTGGAGAAGGAATGCTTGCTGTTGTTCATGGTACAAACCTTTGGTCTGAGTATATTCTTGATGATGTTCTGAAGGCGAAGGTCATAAAAAAGAAGGTGGCATTTTGTTCATTCATAGTTAAATTAGAAATTATATTGAAGAAAAGTATAAATCATTTTAATGTGCAGGTCCAAAATGAAAATTGGACTACCAAGCAATGCGCAGTAGAGGCACAACATATAATGAAAACCCATATATTTTCCCCTGAACATCTAGTGGAAAAGAAGCTTCCCAAAGATTTCGATTCTAGGAATGCTGGTTGTGGGATCGTATTTGGTTCCTACATCGAGAACGATGAGAAG GTTAAAGTTGGTAGTATGTTTTACGTTGACAAAGACAATATGAAAGAGATAATAGACGTAAACAATTACCCTGGGACGATTCAAGACCTATATAATGATAAAACAAAACCTGTTGGCTATCTCTGCCTTGGAATAGGAGGTGAGCATGCTAATTCAGAGTTAATGTTTCATCATTCTTTTCATCAAATGGGGAATATGTTGGATAAGAACTGTCTTGCTGTTGAAAATGGAAACCTTACGGAGTGTGAGCACGCTTATGTTTTTCTAAATGCAATGCGGGAAGCtgttgcaaattccttaacaGGAGGAGAAATAATAG GCAAGTATATAACTCCTTCTGGTATCAAAAATCTAGTGCATCCTTATGCTACGGTGAACGAAAAGCTCTTGACGAGGTTATTTGTGATCTGGAGTCGAAAGTGA